In Alkalibacter saccharofermentans DSM 14828, the genomic stretch GTTCCACTGAAATAACCTTGTATGGAAGCCCTACATATGAAGACAGTTCCTTAACAAGCCATTCATCATCCTTGTCTTTTTCTGCATCAAGAAATACCAGCTGTTTGTTTGACTCTTGAAAGAATCTCCTTGCTGTTGCTTGGTCAAATCCCATATCATTAATATGAGATTTCCACTTTTTCAACCACCCTGAGCTTATAATATAACTTCCTTGAGAAATCAAATAATCCAAAAACTCATCGCAGGTTAAATGGCTGAAGCAATAATTGCCCGTGATGGTTCGAATTGAATCACCTTCGGGGAGAAGATTCAATACATCACAGGACATACTGCAAATTACAATACTCGTGTTTTTATGCGATTTTTCAATCATATCCTTCACTTCCCTTTTACGTCCTTTTTGGTCGCACAAAGACGGAAAGATATGAATTTCAACATCTTCAAATCCCTCAAGCTGCAAGACTTTTTGATAGTCATTATAAAAGTTTTCACATATGAATATTTGTAATTTTTCCATATCCTAAACTGTCTGAATCGGGTATGTGCCATATTCCTTGACCGTCTCTGCAATTTCCAGCAGCACGTCTTCTGACACCTGCCACGGGATTTCACCATGGTTATCAGACAGTATAAACCCTCCCCCCGGCGCAGCTTTTTGAATTAATCGCTTTACTTCTTCTCTGGTTTTTATTCTATCCCAGTTTACCATGTCTATACCGTTTAAATTTCCAAGCAGGCATATTTTTTTATCGGCCTTTTCTTTTAACTCTTGAATATCATCCTGAGCGCTAATACCGAGAACGGCGGACCCTGTTTCGACTATATCATCGACCACATGCAAACCGATTCCAGAGGCAATGTGTGTAGCAGTCGCTCCTTGGATTCGGCTTAAGGTCCTACCCGCAACCTTATGACCTGTTTCGAGATATTTTTTTCTTTCAATCATGGCAGGAGAAGCCAGAGGATCAAAATAACAGATAGCCGTCGCTCCCGCCTCAATTTGCGCATTTGCCCAGGCTACACAAAATTCTTCATTAATCCTCATCAATTGGTTAAACTCATCTTTTCTAAAGTATAGCAGTTCCAAATATTTTTCGAAACCCATCTGCATAACAGGCAATGAAAATGGAGACATTACCACCCCGATGATAGGAACTTCATCCCCGACAGACTTTTTGAGGGATTCTGTCGCTTGTAATACTCTCTTTAATTGTCGCGACTCATTGATTTGAGGCGTTTCTATGTTTTTGATATGCTCTATAGATTTAATAAACGGCTCCCCTGAATTGGGAGGCCCATCTTCTACGAATACGACTTCGCCACCGAAAGCCTCTATTTCAATCGGTGCATAAAAAAATGTATAAAAGCAGTCATTGCTGTATTTATCTCTCATCTTCAATTGAGCTTCTGCTACCAGTTCGGGTTTGGAAAAATACTCTTTTATTGATACTCCCAACTCTTTTGCTCCATAACAGGACAGCATGTGAAAAAGAGGCACCCTGTCCGGCTCTTTATGACCGATAGCCGTCATAACGCGTTCCATTGAATTCATCAGCATTTCCCTCCTCGTGCCAATATCTCTATAGTTTTTGATACTTTTGTTCCATTCTTCCCATCGGCATCAGCGTTCACTTTTTTCCATAAACTATTGTCCAATCTAAACGGAGCCCCACCCACAATGATTTTAACAGTGGATTTTTTTTCACGAAGCTTTTCAACTACTGTCTTCACCTGCAAAGCGGAAGGTAGCATTAATGTTGATATTAAAAGAAAATCTATTTGCTTGTCGATGGTTTTTCCAACAATCTCCTCAACGCTTAGACCTTGTCCAAAATCAATGAGATCATAGCCACCAGCTCGAAGAACTGAATAAACAATCCGTTTACCTAAAGCATGATGATCTTGCAAAACCCCAATGCCTATTCGATGTTCTTTTTTTGTTTTAATACCATACTTAGGCATATACTTTTCAATCAATTCTTCGCAGATCACTCCACTCATGTATACTTGAGATAAGGAAAACTCGCCTTCTTCCCAACCAGATCCGACGTATTCCAAAGCGCCCATGGTAAGATGCTCCAGTGATTCAAAGCTTTTATTCTCTAAATAGCATTTTTCAACGATTTCTTCTGCCTTTATTCTGTCAATTTGAAGCAACGCCGATTGAAATGCTTCAATCGGCAGCGTAGTATAGTCCATCTTCATTCCTCCATCCTTATTCTTGATTGATTTTTATAGATTAAATATTCCGAACATCAAGATCTTTACAACTATCAAATCTACTCGTTCATATATCGGCTTCGCATATGTTGCGATTTTAATAATTGAATAATGTGAAATTTCTTGGCAAATAACAAGCCACGCCAACGACTTTCGTGGAATATGTAATATGAAAGGAAATCAACTTTTCAGGCTTAATTTCTATTTTCAACACTTCATGGTTATCATAAACTTTAAAACTCATATGGTCAATATAAATATATGTATTCATATTTGAAAAAAATCTAAGGTCACCGTTTAAGGAATCCTTCCCCTCAAATGATGACCTTTTCTTTTGGATAGGTTGCACTAAGTTAGGCACGTTTGCTAAGATAACATAAAATACCGCTTCCAAGCTGGAAAGCATGGCATCGATTTTCTAATTACTCATCAATAAAGATTTGTCAACTGCCACCCCGATCATAGATACATAATCAGTCCTTCTGCTGGACAAGGCGGTATATGTTGCCATCGAAGGCAGCCAGGTAGATTTCATTTTTTTCCGATAATCCAAAAGTAGAAATCAGCAGATTTGTTTCTGAGAGAGATATATTTACCGGCTCCTTCTCCTCTTCATGCCAAAGAGCCCATATGAGTCCGGTAACAAAATCGCCGTATATATAAGCACCGTAAAGTTCCGGATGCCTTTGCTCCCGGTAGACATGACCACCGGTTATGGAACGACCCAGCGGATGAGAATACTCAAAAACTGGCAGCTCTAAGCTATCGGTGTCAATATCCGGGTCCGGAGCAAATTCCCTTGTCCCTTCCATGATATTCCACCCATAGTTTTTACCTTTCTCAATCAGGTTGATTTCTTCTATGGCGTTTTGCCCCACGTCAGCAGCCCAAAGATTGCCGCTGAGAGGGTCAAA encodes the following:
- a CDS encoding uroporphyrinogen decarboxylase family protein translates to MNSMERVMTAIGHKEPDRVPLFHMLSCYGAKELGVSIKEYFSKPELVAEAQLKMRDKYSNDCFYTFFYAPIEIEAFGGEVVFVEDGPPNSGEPFIKSIEHIKNIETPQINESRQLKRVLQATESLKKSVGDEVPIIGVVMSPFSLPVMQMGFEKYLELLYFRKDEFNQLMRINEEFCVAWANAQIEAGATAICYFDPLASPAMIERKKYLETGHKVAGRTLSRIQGATATHIASGIGLHVVDDIVETGSAVLGISAQDDIQELKEKADKKICLLGNLNGIDMVNWDRIKTREEVKRLIQKAAPGGGFILSDNHGEIPWQVSEDVLLEIAETVKEYGTYPIQTV
- a CDS encoding cobalamin B12-binding domain-containing protein; translated protein: MDYTTLPIEAFQSALLQIDRIKAEEIVEKCYLENKSFESLEHLTMGALEYVGSGWEEGEFSLSQVYMSGVICEELIEKYMPKYGIKTKKEHRIGIGVLQDHHALGKRIVYSVLRAGGYDLIDFGQGLSVEEIVGKTIDKQIDFLLISTLMLPSALQVKTVVEKLREKKSTVKIIVGGAPFRLDNSLWKKVNADADGKNGTKVSKTIEILARGGKC